ATAACACACACCACTTCATTAattattattactaattttaTATTTGAATCGAGTAATTTTAGGATTTCGACTCGTTATTTGTTGATGAATTCTCTTTAATTTTAATTTGCAGGTGGCGTTGTTATTGTCTATGAGCGGAAAGTCAGACTTCTCCATGGTTAGCCCCTATTTAACCCTAAAAATACTCTGTTACAAAATTGATTTTCCTGTTAATTCGCGATTTTATTTGATAACTAATTGGCACTGTTTGGTGTTAAACAGATGATGTAAATCGATTTCTGGTACGTTTACTGTTGACGTTGTGATGATAAATGTTAGTAGTGGTTTGATATTTGAGTAAAACAGTAATTTGTTGTGGTAACTCTTTTTTCCAGCTTGAAATTAACTCAGCGTGGAAGGTGAAACCAGCAGTGGATCACACAGTTCTTCCCAAAGGCAAAAACCAAGCAAAGTGAGTCACACGCGCCATATACACCTCGATTTTACGATGAAACATCCGTTTTTGCTTAAGTTGAAATCGGTTGAGTTGCAGGTTTGAGGCAGTGACATTGCCAGAAAACCATGATAATGTCGGGGATATTGAGCAGTCCCTTGACTCCTCTAACAAAGTTGCGAGCAGTATGGGTTTTCAGCAAACTGCTTATATTGCAATGGTATAACTCAATTTTGGATTCCGTCATATCAATTGTTGGAAAATTAGTGCCAATCTCCCAATGCGACTGGGAATAACCAACCAACCATCTAAACACATGTCAATAACGTCTATTTCAGGACACTCGGTTACAATATTAGTTATTAACTATATTTCCGCAACTAGTTTATGGGATAGTAGTTTGTATCATTCTGACAGTTAATTATGTGTGATGATACAGCGATTGGATACTATTGATGAGCTTACTGAGAGCTTCAAAGAAAAAGAGCCAGACCAACAACACCATCAAGGTTTAATTTCTTTACCAATTTGCTTAATTGAACCATCTGAATGCTTGTGAAATTGTCTGTTTAGTTTGTAGTCTGTATAGTGACCATGTCCTAACTGTTCTGCATATTGTTTTTCAGTTGATGCTGCTACTATTACATTAGATGATCCCTTTGATTCATATCAAGTTGGCTCCGGACTTTACAATCGGTTTGAAAGGTAAACTAGGCATCAAATATGAAATGGTTTACAAGTCACTTGTACCAGATACTCACTGTTTATTTTGCTGGGTTAcatgctcattttttacccaaGTTTGGTCGAGTTTCATACAATTGAGTTCTGTTCTTTGCAGGTTTGACATTGAAGGGGATGAAGAAACGACACTATTTAACATCCCTTCACAAGAGCAAAATATCCCACCTCCAAATGCACACTCTCCACCTCCGGCCATGGAGCCTCAAACAGGTTTGTAGCACGGTATATGGCATATGTCCGTTTGTCATTCGCTACTGTGATGCACCATCAATCATTCAATATTGCAGTTGCACTGCAATGCTGACGTATTTTCTGAGCGTTAGGCAATAAGGAAAAAACATTTGAGTTTACATGGTTTAGTATGAGTTTGAAAATTATCATATTGTCTATATGCAGACTACAACACAAGGGACTTCTCTAGAGTAGACGATGTTCATAATCCGGAAAAACAGTATGATGAATCTTCTCCTCAGCTTAAGGACGGTGAGAAGGTAAACTGTTATTCCTCCGCTATGATCTATCTGTTATCCAAGCAATAACTGTTGTTGCTGATAAATAGCGACACTGTGCTAAAAGCAACTCCGTACCAATTTCAGCAACAGCAGCTAAGTGCCCAGAAGCAAAATCAAGCTAGAAGGAAAATAAGAAGAAAGGCCCATTTCATTATGGATAATGAACAAACCATGATCCCTAGCAATTTATACCAGTCTTGGCTTCAAAATGCTGCCGACATCTGTAGCAGCAGACCCAAAGTCGGAGAGGTTTTCCTTTTTGTCAACAATGTGTCTTTCATTATCTTGTTCTTACGCAATATGGAGAGGAAGTCTCCTGTATAACTTCAAGATGTTAATTGCAAACATAACTTTTACAGGATTCGGATCTAAAACCAACCGCAAAAATTGCAAAACTAATGAATCTACCGCCAGTAGCTATATGCTGTGGGTTAATCGGAAAAAACAATGAAGTCCATTACCCGATGCCACTTCTGAAGCTGTGGATGACAAGTACGCAGCCACCTCATGATTCACCGTCTGGTTAGTTTTTAAAAAGCCTCCTGTAGCCCTTCTATTATCTTCTTGTGAGAAATGTTGCAGCATATTCACCGTCTGGTTGATACTTGGTATTAGATGATTGAGTTTTTGTGAACATTTTGAATCTTCCATGCAGCAAGGACTAGCTCACCTCGTGCACCAGAGCCATCATCATCCTCACCTCCCAGTGGTCAAGGCTATCATGATCCACCTGAAATTGTAAGAACTTGTTCAAATAGGACGAGAAAAATTTGTGTTACCGACAACTGTTGGCTCAAGGCCTATAATAAAAATATTTGTGTTACGATTAATTCGTGTAAGGTGTAACTGATATTGAGATGGAACAGCCCATGGGAGACTTTGGCACTGGAGTGGCAGCTGGAGATTTTGGCACTGGAGTGGCAACTGAAGGGATGTCGTCAAGGGAAATAATTAGACGCCAAGAGCGCAGAACCACCGAAAACCCAATACCCAATTTTGACGGGGTGCTTTCTGCTGGGGGAACAACTAATAATCTAATGGCATCAGGAAACGGTTCTGGTATTACAGCTATCTTTTGCCTGTTTCCAAGAGAGTCATTGTAGATTCAGATTGAATTTTACGGCTTAATTTTGTATTACAGATAAAAGTGTAAGATCAGTGCCTAGCCCAACACATGGAGACGATGTCTTTGTGAACACTTCCGACAACAATTCAGGGCGGTCAGTTCACAGTTTTCCATTTCAGTGTATCAGACTGAGAATATACTTTGATTTGACTAAGGAAGAATTTGATTATAAAAGGATTTAGTACGCTTTCAGAAAGTGATttctgaaatttttgaaattctcATGTAGATTGAACAAAAGAAGGGCTTCATCCAGACTCACTGATACTGGCCTTGAGGCACTTGATGAGGAGAACCCATGGTTCGAAGCAGGAGAACCCAATTTTGAAGTGCGGAATTCCAAAATGCCAAGACGCTCTAACTATGGCCCAACTCCTGATCATGGTAATCAATAATCCACATAAAAGGTCCCATTATCGAATCCCTGGGGTCCTCATACACTGGAATACTCCTTTTTTTCGGACAATCTTACCACTATCTTTCAACGGGACACTTGGGAGTCAATTTTGTAGGTGCGCGACCTGTGCTAACCAGAAAGCGGGCATTTTCATAATTGTTTGAACTTTGCAGAAATACTAGTAGAAACGGGAACTACTCAGACTCAGCGTCCTGTAATTGATGAGGAGGCCGAGATAAGGACTAATAATATTGCAACGTATGTCAACCTTATTGAATTCTCTGAGGTTATACTCTCGATTTGTTATAGTCAATACTGATTACTGATGTGTGCTAAACATGATGTAGGCAACTGAAGACATACTTTGAGACGACTGGAGCACCTCAGACCGAATCATTAAACCAGCTTGCTCTTGGGATGGTCCGAAAACAAGCAGCTCAACTATTTTATCAGACTTGTGGTGCGCGCATCAATCTTTCTACTACTACGCATTCATCCTGATCTTCAGTAATTTCACTGGTGCCAAGTCAGTGTGGTTAACTTTCTTCATTTACCTTGCAGTTTTAGCAACCCGTGATGTCCTAAAAGTAAAGCAGACATTGGCATACGGAGACATTATCCTCTCTAGAGGAGCTAAGATGTGACCAAGTAACATTCACAGCTCTACATCATGGTACAAAATAGCATACTTCTACATTGCAACATGGATGAGTAGGATGACCTCCTTTAATTaacatatatactccctccgttctaatcatttgtttacttttgattaaaatactcttcacaatgaatataaaaggtaaataaataactgAGACGGAAAGAGTACTTAACATATACCAGAATCTGGCTTTTTGAGGCAGAAACAGAAGCCTAGCTACATTATGTTGCTTGAATTTTGGATATTGGATAAGTTAGAGTTGAAACCTACACATTTCAGCAGCTGATCATGAATTATTATTTTAATGCTTAATCATGTCTTCATGTTATTCCATTAATTTTGCATCATCACCACAAGTTCTGCCCCTTATATTGACATATATAGGAGTATATATCAGTTGATCTCACTTGTGACGGTTCACAAATGtgatcatttttatgataaaaggTAATCATTTACAATTTTTATTTATCAAATAATGCTTACATTTTATCATTAAATAGTCACATTTCTCCGTCACAAACGAGAATTTGAGTGTATATTAAGACGTGCCATAATGATGAAACCAACACAATGATGTATATGATCCTCATTTTGCAAATCATTTTAGCATATTGTGTTCAAGTCACTTTATGCAAGCTCTTCTATATGTCATATTGTCATGTGAGTGACACATGTTAAAAAGCATTATTTTGTGGGTGTAGGGTAATTAAGAAGAATATTCAGTCTGATTTTACACGGTTTAGAACAACTCATACCTTCTAATCTAGTTGGGATTATATTAATAGAAGATGTACTTAGCTGGCTGCACATGTTCCTTTTCTTGCTAAATTTTACTTCATCCAGGCATCCAGCTCAAGTACTATTCCTGATTACAAGCATGTATATATTTGAGTCAACATTATCTTAGCTAGCTAGCTAGTCAAAGATCAAGAATCAAGTTTATGAATTTTAAATTATATACTTTTGAAACAAAAATCGAAATATTTGTCTTAAACTTAGACGAGTCAAATATATATTAAAAGAGCTAAAAGTAAAATGCTTCGCGAGTCATTATTTATCTCATCTTTACAAATGATATACTGCATATTATTTACCCCTTTTTTATTTAAAGATGGATAATCCATTCTAAGAGAAACTAGTTGTAAAATATGATTCAAAAAAATTCTTCCAACAATACTTAGCAATGTGGTTGATCCATTGTGCTTCCTTATATGGCACGACACCAACTGGTGTCAATAATCAATAATTCAAAGGAGCTGCTTCAATGGTGCTATACCATAAAACTTATAGTAGTAAAATTTACTGTTTATATTGTGGTCCTAAAGTATTCCTAACCAGACCAGGTAAGTGTAACCATTTATGACTTATTGACTTTAGCTCAATTTTATTTTATGGTGTAGCAACTTTTTTCAATGTTTATGGCTTATTGACTTTAGCTAAAATGAGATTCGTCTCATTTGTATGTATCAACTCTTATCTTGTGTTCCATTAACTATATTTTTTTTATACATAATCATCCAAAAAAGCTACGGTTACACCCGGTTAACTGTAACATCTTCCCATAATCATCTACCCATGATATTTACATGATTATTTTCTATGGTTaatgtttattagtcattctgTCAAATAGAGGGATAATGAGACACAAGTGGAGACATGCAAATGGGACATGTAATTCAGACTTAGACACAACTAAGTTAAAAGAAGCTCTGAGTCGATTAACATAATATCTTTGAGATCCACTGAGGATTTAATTAAAAGAAATTTCAAGTTGTTGAGAAATTACGATTTCCTAAATTAATAAACTTGATTTTTTACCCTTTTAACATATTATCTTGTATAGAACAATTTTGGTTAGAAATCTATATCGATCTTCAAATTACTTTCTAAGTTTGCCTTGTCTTTCCTAATTTCCTTATATCAAGATTCTAATCCATTAAAATATACAACAAATCAATCAATAAATCATCTCATACATTATAGGAGTACATACAACCACATCAACTTGCTGAGACATTTTCCCACTAGTTAATCTTCGtgtctgatggggcatattttgcacccgctgaccgagtcaatatattgagcaaggtcaaagctaaaagacagcaagtcaacatattaatgACCCTAACCGGCAAAGCCTCGTCGGCTGTCACACTgggtctcggcaactagccgtgAGAGGCATAATccgtgtactcacatccagtcccctcggatggagtcaaccaggctcgctgtcatgggtccctcgtccgagggtaagacagtctttccacttgctacgccacttggccacttggccactacgtgacaaaaggtgaaagtctataaatactcatcatctctcattgagaaactaactggaatatctggtataaactcttttatctctctacaatatactttgccaagttcaacacacaacttatctctctaagtttactgacttgagcgtcggagtgagtacgctcggtaccaagccgagccctcagtttgttcatctttacaggaaagagtaaaaggaagagacgagcaacgacatcattctacaagctcaagtggtcacaatcctgttccggaattacacccggaacaattggcgccgtctgtgggaacaacagccggcgacggctgatctataaaaaaacccagacaaagcatccatgtcaacattcatcgacatatcagaaagcctgtcatcaggaatgcataaggaacctgctaaatccgagccatgggttagatccgtaccagtcctggCCTTCTTGGATTGAGGGCCGGCTGACCCCACCTCTctccctgcctcggtaacagcagcagaaggcgttgtttctttcctcttaccagagggaggaggaccctccagaacggtgacgtcctcgtcaacattgacgaccaccttatccttttggactacggggattggagatcgagttggagttgacgtcgtagccgccgcagacgttgtttttggtctccggcgcggcacgttaccgccaatctctgcttgagtcacccccacatccattgccttcagcgcctgctccatgagttcgtgcggGGCCCATGCATGATCACGCGGCGCGCCTTAgggtgcagctcaacaactctcccgtcctggtcaagtcccaacttgtttaggatggagacagagagatcccggccaaatcgatctgcaagaaacaaagtcaACAGTTAAGCGAAAGAAATAAACCGAGGCCCAAACAtcgaagcataaaagcaaagaagggcctcataccgaccccactcaccctggctgagagCCGGTATGaagccgacgtggcaaagcggctcgtcttgaaggacgatctgcgtcggaggcatccatcccttcggcgtgccatccttctcagcctcaaacatgctcattgcccgcacttcgtcgtctttaagataaaccttcttggcgtccatcttaatcttattacgggagacatatctttcatgctccccctgactctcacactGCAAATTGACGCGCGCCGGAAGGACCGGGGcggtggatagtcctccggaacctcgacatatacccaccgccccttccagtctttgcaggatgTCAGCTTGGAGACGGTCACATAGCCCGGCttggtctgcacgctgtaccaccccatggcgccttgggtagacagccgaagatggtggagccggcggaaaaggttcaccgttggggccacccccttaaagagacaaaaccatacgaagcctataatcgtcctaatggccaacgggtgcagttgtgccacgacgacattcatggctttgattatggccgagACACGTTCATGAAGAGGAAAACGGAGCTcatactccagatgcctaatatacacgcctatacagccttcgggagggcaacagactgcctgatcaccctcagggacaataattctataccccctgtcgaaggagtaatggtcttcaaaaggttcaggcccggagacactagcgaacttgttcgtccaaacacggtcgggtttaatcgagcaggcttcgccgtgccacaagtaatgcggcctctctgaatcagattgggtcttttcctcctcatcatcatcaaaatcttccaaaaatttctcatcaatttcaggagaaggcgacttgcgacccccgaacccaaccggggtgacaaccagtggctcatGTTCATCAGGATGCGGCGGTTCGCCCCCCGGGGTTGAGGTACTGGCCGGAGcgtcagcagcagacatggtggcaaacgaatacttaacaaataaaagttggggaagaatttgtttttaccttgaaagaaagtgttacgccgagtaacgcttcgaaaattagagagagaaagaaactcttcgaaaactagagagagaaaatttttCTTGAAAATGAAATTTGTACGACAAAatgaggggcacactgctctatttatagagcaaagccaaCTAGCCGACCGAGAGGCATAATccgtgtactcacatccagtcccctcggcatggagtcaaccaggcctgccggcctgtcatgggtccctcgtccgagggtaagacagtctttccacctgctacgccacttggccacttggccactacgtgacaaaaggtgaaagtctataagtactcatcatctctcattgagaaactaactggaatatctggtataaactcccttatctctctacaatatactttgccaagttcaacacacaacttatctctctaagtttactgacttgagcgtcggagtgagtacgctcggtaccaagccgagccctcagtttgttcatctttacaggaaagagtaaaaggaagagacgagcaacgacatcattctacaagttcaagtggtcacaatcctgctccggaattacacccggaacagtgtCTTTATTGTATCACTTGAATATTTGTTCACAATAACTAAAATTAACATTCGTCATTATATGTTGAAAGATTTAGACCTTGTTATTTTCGGCTGaaataaactaaatttaatgGAGCTGAATTTTACTAAGGTAAGAGTTAGGCCCTGCTTTTTTTTTACTGAAAAAAACTGAActtgaaatgaattaaaattaagtcatAAAGAATACCCACGTTGAGAAAATTATTCACTATTAACACTTATGACAATAGACACCTCTCTccatttgttttaaaaaaattgaacTTTGAAATCAAGTCCACCTAAATGCAAGTACACATTTAAACACTAATGACTAATGATTCACCTAAATTAGTTCTTGGCAACAAACGCTCGTGCATAAGAATTGAACTACACTACACTACCCAACAATAATAACACTACTAGTCTGAAGTTTGAAATGAAGAGTAGTAGTCTAAACGTTAAATGCTGAAAATGCTCTCTAAAGTCACGAGGATAATGAAGCACACGCCAGAACTGGTACCCACACACACCACATTACCCCACGCCCGCCCCACGCTATTCCAACACCTTCTCATTAATCACTCCCTTAATTATTAACTCCCCCTCCCGCTAATCTTGCTTATGACGAAACTATCCGTCTTAATAATAAAACAGGTTAAATACTATTTCACATTGATATACAAGTTTTTTcaatgtatattttttttttcaatgcaTTTTGTTTTTCTTATCCTTTCcacataaatattatttaatccgtTTTCAGCTCAAGACGAATATACCCAAGATTTTACCCTCTTGCTTATCACAAaatcttgtttgtgacggcacatatccgtcactcttgagtggcggataccattttacctcacaaagtacccactttttctctctctgcaatactattcatgtggtcccctttctccactaacccattttgttaccattttatctcacaaaatatccgccacaaatggtaacccgtcacaagggggacCAATTGCTTGCTTATATATTAACACTCAATTTGGATCATTTTCATTACTTTCTCTTCATTTCCTCTCTAATAGACTCTTATTCTAATATATTTTCTCTCTCTATTCATTAAATCATTACTTTTATTAAATAAGTACAACCATTAGATTGTCCCAGAATTTTAATCTGGACGGTTCAAAATAATGGAGGttcatttcttttcaagtaatgAAGAGAATCAGAAGCGATTAACACTATATACACCCAACACCCTTCGCTCCACCCTCACACCACTTTCATAACTCAACCTCTCAAAtcacttctctctctaaaacccccAAAAAAAAACCCAGAAAAATCCCCAAAAAAACAGAAAACCTAATTAAATGTTGGTACAATGGATGAAGAGATCATCCTCTACACGCGTCCACACCAGATCTCCTTCCTTCaccgacaaccaccaccacaaccaccctcCTCAAACGACGCCGTATCACTCCCCTTCCCCAATCCACAAACACTCCGTCTCTTTCAAAGACATTGAATCTCTCCTATCAAATTCCCCAAACTACCCTTCTAGTCCACTCTCCTTAAAAGACATCCATACCCTCTTCTCCGATCCGGATCCCCCGACCCGGATCCACCCTTCCATCTTCCACCGTGCTCGCGCCTGGGCCCAACGCCAAACCCAACcccaaaccctaaccctaacccaaaCCGAACCGCCAGACTGTCAGAACAAAGTCGTCATTTACTACACCGGTCTACGGGTTATTCGTCGGACATACGAAGATTGTCGGGCTGTCAGATGGATGTTAAAAGGATACGGAGTGAAATTAGACGAACGAGATCTATCAATGGATTCAGCCTACGTGGATGAGCTGGTTAAGGTTGTTGGAGGTGAAAGGAAGGAGAAAGTGGTAAAAATGTTACCGTTGGTGTATGTGAATGGGAAGTGTATAGGTGGTGTTGAGGAAATAAGAAGGTTACATGAATGTGGTGAATTGAAGAAGGTATTATCGACGGTGCCGCGAATCGAGAAGGGTAgtaatggtggtggtggtggtgggtatGGTGGTGGATGTGAGGTATGTGGTGGATGTAGGTATGTGGTTTGTGAGTATTGTGATGGAAGTCATAAAGTATTTGTTGGGAAAATTGATGGGTTTAGAAGTTGTAGTGTTTGTAATGTTAATGGTTTGGTTAAATGTCCTTGTTGTACTTCTGCTCTTTTGTTTTGATCATTTTCATGAATTACAATTAGTTTACAATTAGggatcaaattagggtttaattgaCTTTTCAGATTACTGATTAGAAGAAGATGAATGTGTTTTTTAGGGATAATGCTGATGAGATGATTAATGTAAGTACAGTACAATTTTTGCAATTATAtccagtgttttttttttttttttttggttatcgTGTTGTTTGTTGTCTTGATTTTGCTGTCTTTGTTATTGGATTGTACTAATGGCGCCTCTAATTTTAATGAGAGCGGATTTTCTGTTGCAGAAATGTGTTTCATCTCGTCTCCCACTATTTTGCTGTCTTTGTTATAGGGATGTGCTAATGGTGCCTCTAATTTTGAATGAGAGCGGATTTTCTGTTGCAGAATAGTGTTTTATCTCGTGTCCCACTATTTTGTTGTCTTTGTTATTGGAATGTGCTAATGGCCTCTAATTTTGAATGAGAGCGGATTTTTTGTTGCAGAAATGTGTTTCATCTCGTGTCCCGCTATTTTGTTGTCTTTGTTATTGGAATGTGCTAATGGCCTCTAATTTTGAATGAGAGCGGATTTTGTGTTGCAGAAATGTGTTTCATCTCGTGTCCCACTATTTTGCTGTCTTTGTTATTGGAATGTGCTAATGGCGCCTCTAATTTTGAATGAGAGCGGATTTTCTGTTGCAGAATAGTGTTTTATCTCGTGTCCCACTATTTTGTTGTCTTTGTTATTGGAATATGCTAATGGCCTCTAATTTTGAATGAGATCGGATTTTCTGTTGCAGAACAGTGTTACATCTCGTGTCCCACTATTTTCTTTCGTTGATTTCTTTAAAAAGAGAAGAGCGGGACATGAGATGGGTAATTTGATCATCTAATCGGTAAACAAATGACCCGGACAGCTGCGATTGTTTTTTGGGGGTGCGCTCCGGGACAGGTGATTAAGATAGTTAGATTTACTAATAATAGGAAATGTGATTGGTAAGACATTTGAGGCAAAATCATGTGCTAGTGTTATCAGTATGTTGGGTATCAATTTACTGTCAATATCAAGTTAGGTGCTCTTGTTGTAACTAAGATCCTCACCATTTCTTCCGAGGAAATACTGTACATGATTAGTCTCGACTCCGGACCATTGATTTGGTAATttagagaggaaatggagagaaaaatAAACGGTCTTCTTGTTGTTAGACTCCTGCACATCTCCTCGTTTGAACTTTTTCATAGTTAAGTTACCAGTAGAATTGCTTGACGTTTGAAATTTGAATAGGGAAGGTTATGGATACTGTATATAGTTAGTTAGAAATGCAAGTATTATTAGGTAATGTAAGTGGTTGGGTGGTTGGTTACTGTGAATGTGATTGTATCAGTCTTTTAACTTTTACTGTGTTTATTTATTTACTCAACTGTTTACTTAGTTGCCTTGAGAGCTTGATATACGGAGTATTCATTTTTGGGACATGCAGTAAATAGTTCATCTGAAATCTGAACATGAGAGAATGTTGATGTTTACTGGGTTTTACccgactatttttttttttagtattttaGTTTGGAGCGTTTCGGAGAATTGTTTGACTTCCTTTTTCGGAAATGTACTTTATGTGTAAATGGATCGTCTACGAGTAATTTTTGTCGACTTATCAACCATCAAAAATAGCTACACTTGAATTCAATATTGCTACTCCGTATTTTGTAATGCGGTTTTTAGGAGACGAAAAACATCTTTTAAGTTTTTAACTTGCCTTTTGATACGGATTTTTGAAATATGGGGGATTTTGAAAGAGTTTGAAGTAAGTAAAaggataaattacaaataaccaccatgtatttacgtatttttacaaataaccaccttgTATTtctgtttttacaaataacccccttaCTTTAACGTATACttcccaatcaccaccgtatatttGAACCGATACTCGGTTTTATATTTTCCTACTCGTTAACAAAAAAATTATACTTTCAAACCCTAAATATCAAAATCCCcaaaatcaattaatcaattcaatccaTTGAATCAATGATAGGTATTGAGTCGTTTTCTCTTGTAAAACCGTCCATTGATTAATATAATTGAAAATGAATATATCTACAATGAAATCAGATAGATGAGGAAACGGTTCCAATGAAATTGTTTTACGGTATAATATATTTATGTAAGGCATAACAGAGAACTGCCATTTTTTCCAACTGAACACATGTCTAAAAACTTGATCAGTACAAACAAAGTATTGAATACCACATGGTTTAACCATGATGGTTATAATCAGAAGTTTGCGCGCAAAGTTTTGGCATTATTGATAATGTTTCTTCAGGTTCCGGTTTTTATCTTGTACTACTAATGTCTTATGATGATAATTGATAATTATTGAAGAAAAAAAGATGGATGTAAAGCAGCAGTCTCATGATTGGTGGTTTGATTTGGAGGATTTTGGGATTAGGATTTGAGAGTATAAATTAATTTGGGGTAATTGGGGAAGATGTAATTGAATATGTTTGGCAAAGTTAGTGAATGTAAGTAAGTGGGGGGTAGTATGGGTAttccacgtaaatttttcattaac
The Silene latifolia isolate original U9 population chromosome 11, ASM4854445v1, whole genome shotgun sequence genome window above contains:
- the LOC141615331 gene encoding sister chromatid cohesion 1 protein 1; amino-acid sequence: MFYSHQLLARKAPLGQIWMAATMHAKMNRRKLDQIDIIRICEEILNPSVPMALRLSGILMGGVVIVYERKVRLLHDDVNRFLLEINSAWKVKPAVDHTVLPKGKNQAKFEAVTLPENHDNVGDIEQSLDSSNKVASSMGFQQTAYIAMRLDTIDELTESFKEKEPDQQHHQVDAATITLDDPFDSYQVGSGLYNRFERFDIEGDEETTLFNIPSQEQNIPPPNAHSPPPAMEPQTDYNTRDFSRVDDVHNPEKQYDESSPQLKDGEKQQQLSAQKQNQARRKIRRKAHFIMDNEQTMIPSNLYQSWLQNAADICSSRPKVGEDSDLKPTAKIAKLMNLPPVAICCGLIGKNNEVHYPMPLLKLWMTSTQPPHDSPSARTSSPRAPEPSSSSPPSGQGYHDPPEIPMGDFGTGVAAGDFGTGVATEGMSSREIIRRQERRTTENPIPNFDGVLSAGGTTNNLMASGNGSDKSVRSVPSPTHGDDVFVNTSDNNSGRLNKRRASSRLTDTGLEALDEENPWFEAGEPNFEVRNSKMPRRSNYGPTPDHEILVETGTTQTQRPVIDEEAEIRTNNIATQLKTYFETTGAPQTESLNQLALGMVRKQAAQLFYQTCVLATRDVLKVKQTLAYGDIILSRGAKM